One Luteimonas sp. MC1825 DNA segment encodes these proteins:
- the rplC gene encoding 50S ribosomal protein L3 — translation MTAKRYSLGIVGRKAGMTRVFTEDGQSIPVTLIEATPNRITQIKTQETDGYSAVQVAVGTKRAVLVNKPETGHLAKAKVEAGRGLWELRVGDDQIGGFEVGGEIRADIFEVGQIVDVEGVTKGKGFQGTIKRWNFKMGDATHGNSLSHRSPGSIGQRQTPGRVFPGKKMSGHMGAVRQSTQNLEVVRVDAERGLIAVKGAVPGAPGGDVIVRPTSKA, via the coding sequence ATGACCGCGAAGCGATATTCGTTGGGCATTGTCGGTCGCAAGGCCGGCATGACCCGGGTGTTCACCGAGGATGGCCAGTCCATCCCGGTCACCCTGATCGAAGCCACCCCCAACCGCATCACCCAGATCAAGACCCAGGAGACCGACGGCTACAGCGCCGTGCAGGTCGCCGTCGGCACCAAGCGTGCCGTGCTGGTCAACAAGCCCGAGACGGGTCACCTGGCCAAGGCCAAGGTCGAAGCCGGTCGTGGCCTGTGGGAGCTGCGCGTCGGTGACGACCAGATCGGCGGGTTCGAAGTGGGCGGCGAGATCCGCGCCGACATCTTCGAAGTCGGCCAGATCGTCGACGTCGAGGGCGTGACCAAGGGCAAGGGCTTCCAGGGCACGATCAAGCGCTGGAACTTCAAGATGGGCGACGCGACGCACGGCAACTCGCTGTCGCACCGTTCGCCGGGCTCCATCGGCCAGCGCCAGACGCCGGGCCGCGTGTTCCCGGGCAAGAAGATGTCCGGTCACATGGGTGCGGTGCGCCAGAGCACGCAGAACCTCGAAGTGGTCCGGGTCGACGCAGAGCGCGGCCTGATCGCCGTCAAGGGCGCGGTTCCGGGCGCCCCGGGTGGCGACGTGATCGTGCGTCCCACGAGCAAGGCATAA
- the rpsJ gene encoding 30S ribosomal protein S10: MADQKIRIRLKAFDHRLIDRSASEIVETAKRTGAQVRGPIPLPTKIERYTILTSPHVDKDARDQYETRTHKRVLDIVDPNDKTVDALMKLELAAGVDVQIKLT; this comes from the coding sequence ATGGCGGACCAGAAAATCCGGATCCGGCTGAAAGCGTTCGATCATCGACTGATCGACCGTTCGGCCAGCGAGATCGTAGAAACGGCCAAGCGGACGGGCGCCCAGGTGCGCGGCCCGATCCCCCTGCCGACCAAGATCGAGCGTTACACCATCCTGACCTCGCCGCACGTCGACAAGGACGCGCGCGACCAGTATGAAACCCGCACGCACAAGCGCGTGCTCGACATCGTCGACCCCAACGACAAGACCGTGGACGCGCTGATGAAGCTCGAGCTCGCGGCTGGCGTCGACGTCCAGATCAAGCTGACCTGA
- the tuf gene encoding elongation factor Tu, which produces MAKGKFERTKPHVNVGTIGHVDHGKTTLTAALTKIGAERFGGEFHAYDAIDKAPEEKARGITISTSHVEYESPNRHYAHVDCPGHADYVKNMITGAAQMDGAILVCSAADGPMPQTREHILLARQVGVPYIVVFLNKADMVDDAELMELVEMEVRELLSKYDFPGDDTPIIQGSALKALEGDQSDIGVPAIVKLVEALDTWIPEPQRDVDKPFLMPVEDVFSISGRGTVVTGRIERGIIKVGEEIEIVGIRPTVKTTVTGVEMFRKLLDQGQAGDNAGLLLRGTKRDDVERGQVLCKPGSIKPHTEFEAEVYVLSKDEGGRHTPFFKGYRPQFYFRTTDITGACELPEGVEMVMPGDNVKMVVTLINPVAMDDGLRFAIREGGRTVGAGVVAKIIK; this is translated from the coding sequence ATGGCCAAGGGTAAGTTCGAGCGCACCAAGCCCCACGTGAACGTGGGCACGATCGGTCACGTCGACCACGGCAAGACGACGCTGACGGCGGCGCTGACGAAGATCGGTGCGGAACGCTTCGGCGGCGAGTTCCACGCCTACGACGCGATCGACAAGGCGCCGGAAGAGAAGGCGCGCGGCATCACCATTTCGACCTCGCACGTCGAGTACGAATCGCCGAACCGCCACTACGCGCACGTCGATTGCCCGGGTCACGCCGACTACGTCAAGAACATGATCACCGGTGCCGCGCAGATGGACGGCGCGATCCTGGTGTGTTCGGCCGCCGACGGCCCGATGCCGCAGACGCGCGAGCACATCCTGCTGGCGCGCCAGGTGGGCGTGCCGTACATCGTGGTGTTCCTGAACAAGGCCGACATGGTCGACGACGCCGAGCTGATGGAGCTCGTCGAGATGGAGGTGCGCGAGCTGCTGTCGAAGTACGACTTCCCCGGCGACGACACCCCGATCATCCAGGGTTCGGCGCTGAAGGCGTTGGAAGGCGACCAGTCCGACATCGGCGTGCCGGCGATCGTGAAGCTGGTCGAGGCGCTGGACACCTGGATCCCGGAGCCCCAGCGCGACGTGGACAAGCCGTTCCTGATGCCGGTCGAGGACGTGTTCTCGATCTCGGGCCGCGGCACGGTGGTGACCGGCCGCATCGAGCGCGGCATCATCAAGGTGGGCGAGGAAATCGAGATCGTCGGCATCCGTCCGACCGTCAAGACCACCGTCACCGGCGTCGAGATGTTCCGCAAGCTGCTCGACCAGGGCCAGGCGGGCGACAACGCGGGCCTCTTGCTGCGCGGCACCAAGCGTGACGACGTGGAGCGCGGCCAGGTGCTGTGCAAGCCGGGTTCGATCAAGCCGCACACCGAGTTCGAAGCCGAAGTCTACGTGCTGTCGAAGGACGAGGGTGGCCGTCATACGCCGTTCTTCAAGGGCTACCGCCCGCAGTTCTACTTCCGCACCACCGACATCACCGGCGCTTGCGAGCTGCCGGAGGGTGTCGAGATGGTGATGCCGGGCGACAACGTGAAGATGGTGGTCACGCTGATCAACCCGGTGGCGATGGACGACGGCCTGCGCTTCGCGATCCGCGAAGGTGGCCGTACGGTCGGCGCCGGCGTGGTGGCCAAGATCATCAAGTAG
- the fusA gene encoding elongation factor G has product MARTTPIERYRNFGIMAHIDAGKTTTSERILFYTGVSHKLGEVHDGAATMDWMEQEQERGITIQSAATTAFWSGMDKSLPQHRFNIIDTPGHVDFTIEVERSLRVLDGAVFVLCAVGGVQPQSETVWRQANKYHVPRMAFVNKMDRTGANFDKVVEQLKSRLGASPVPMQVPVGAEDGFEGVIDLLKMKAVHWDTASQGMVFEYKEIPAHLADKATEARAFMVESAAEATEELMNKYLEGGELTEDEIVAGLRLRTLNVEIVPVYCGTAFKNKGVQAMLDGVIQLLPSPVDRPPVQGVDDREQVATRVADDKAPFSALAFKIMTDPFVGSLTFFRVYSGVLNAGDQVYNPIKSRKERIGRLLQMHSNDRQEIKQVCAGDIAAAVGLKDVTTGDTLCAQDHIITLERMVFPEPVISMAVEPKTKSDQEKMGLALGRLAQEDPSFRVRTDEESGQTIIAGMGELHLDILVDRMKREFNVEANVGKPQVAYRETIRKTVKSEGKFVRQSGGKGQFGHVWLEISPQEAGAGYVFENSIVGGTVPKEYIPAVDKGIQEAMANGLLAGYPIVDIKVKLIDGSYHEVDSSEMAFKIAGSMGFKEGFHKAGPVLLEPIMKVEIVSPEDYIGDVMGDVSRRRGILQGQDDSPSGKIVNAMIPLGEMFGYATSLRSMSQGRATFTMEFDHYADAPTNIVDEVVKKK; this is encoded by the coding sequence GTGGCTCGCACCACTCCCATCGAACGCTACCGCAACTTCGGCATCATGGCCCACATCGATGCCGGCAAGACCACCACGTCCGAGCGCATCCTGTTCTACACCGGTGTCAGCCACAAGCTGGGCGAAGTTCACGACGGCGCCGCCACCATGGACTGGATGGAGCAGGAGCAGGAGCGCGGCATCACGATCCAGTCGGCGGCCACCACCGCGTTCTGGTCGGGAATGGACAAGTCGCTGCCGCAGCACCGCTTCAACATCATCGATACCCCCGGGCACGTCGACTTCACGATCGAAGTCGAACGCAGCCTGCGCGTGCTCGATGGCGCGGTGTTCGTGCTGTGTGCCGTCGGCGGCGTGCAGCCGCAGTCGGAGACCGTGTGGCGCCAGGCCAACAAGTACCACGTGCCGCGCATGGCGTTCGTCAACAAGATGGACCGCACCGGCGCCAACTTCGACAAGGTCGTAGAGCAGCTGAAGTCGCGCCTGGGCGCGAGCCCGGTGCCGATGCAGGTGCCGGTCGGCGCCGAGGACGGCTTCGAAGGCGTCATCGACCTGCTGAAGATGAAGGCGGTCCATTGGGATACCGCGTCGCAGGGCATGGTGTTCGAGTACAAGGAGATTCCCGCGCACCTTGCCGACAAGGCCACCGAGGCGCGTGCGTTCATGGTGGAATCGGCGGCAGAGGCCACCGAGGAGCTGATGAACAAGTATCTCGAGGGCGGCGAGCTCACCGAGGACGAGATCGTTGCCGGCCTGCGCCTGCGTACCCTGAACGTCGAGATCGTGCCGGTGTACTGCGGCACCGCGTTCAAGAACAAGGGCGTGCAGGCGATGCTTGACGGCGTGATCCAGCTGCTGCCGTCGCCGGTCGACCGTCCGCCGGTCCAGGGCGTCGACGACCGCGAGCAGGTGGCCACGCGCGTCGCTGACGACAAGGCGCCGTTCTCGGCGCTGGCGTTCAAGATCATGACCGACCCGTTCGTCGGTTCGCTGACGTTCTTCCGCGTGTACTCGGGCGTCCTCAACGCCGGCGACCAGGTGTACAACCCGATCAAGAGCCGCAAGGAACGCATCGGCCGCCTGTTGCAGATGCACTCCAACGACCGCCAGGAAATCAAGCAGGTGTGCGCCGGCGACATCGCCGCGGCCGTCGGCCTGAAGGACGTCACCACCGGTGACACGCTGTGCGCGCAGGACCACATCATCACGCTGGAACGGATGGTCTTCCCGGAGCCCGTCATCTCGATGGCGGTCGAGCCCAAGACCAAGTCGGACCAGGAGAAGATGGGCCTCGCGCTCGGTCGCCTTGCGCAGGAGGATCCGTCGTTCCGCGTGCGTACCGACGAGGAGTCCGGCCAGACCATCATTGCCGGCATGGGCGAGCTGCACCTGGACATCCTCGTGGACCGCATGAAGCGCGAGTTCAACGTCGAAGCCAACGTCGGCAAGCCGCAGGTTGCCTACCGCGAGACCATCCGCAAGACGGTCAAGTCGGAAGGCAAGTTCGTGCGCCAGTCGGGCGGCAAGGGCCAGTTCGGCCACGTGTGGCTCGAGATTTCGCCGCAGGAAGCCGGCGCCGGCTACGTGTTCGAGAACTCGATCGTCGGTGGAACGGTGCCGAAGGAATACATCCCGGCGGTCGACAAGGGCATCCAGGAAGCGATGGCCAACGGCCTGCTTGCCGGCTACCCGATCGTCGACATCAAGGTGAAGCTGATCGACGGCTCCTACCACGAGGTCGACTCCTCGGAAATGGCGTTCAAGATCGCCGGCTCCATGGGCTTCAAGGAAGGTTTCCACAAGGCCGGTCCGGTCCTGCTGGAGCCGATCATGAAGGTCGAGATCGTGTCGCCCGAGGATTACATCGGTGACGTGATGGGCGACGTCAGCCGTCGTCGCGGCATCCTGCAGGGCCAGGACGACAGCCCGTCGGGCAAGATCGTCAACGCGATGATCCCGCTGGGCGAAATGTTCGGCTACGCGACCAGCCTGCGTTCGATGTCCCAGGGCCGCGCGACGTTCACGATGGAGTTCGACCATTACGCCGACGCGCCGACCAACATCGTCGACGAAGTCGTCAAGAAGAAGTAA
- the rpsG gene encoding 30S ribosomal protein S7 → MSRKGNTPQRSVLPDPKHGSETIARFINMVMYSGKKSVAEKIVYGAMDVIGEKTPNPLEVVEKALGNISPSVEVKSRRVGGATYQVPVEVRQSRRMALAMRWLIDSARKRGENTMPRKLAAELIDASENRGGAIKKREETHRMAEANKAFAHYRW, encoded by the coding sequence ATGTCGCGTAAAGGAAACACCCCGCAGCGCTCGGTGCTGCCCGACCCGAAGCACGGGAGCGAGACCATCGCCCGCTTCATCAACATGGTCATGTACAGCGGCAAGAAGTCCGTCGCCGAGAAAATCGTCTACGGCGCCATGGACGTGATCGGCGAAAAGACCCCGAACCCGCTTGAAGTCGTCGAGAAGGCGCTTGGCAACATCTCGCCTTCGGTCGAGGTCAAGTCCCGTCGCGTCGGCGGTGCCACCTACCAGGTGCCGGTCGAAGTGCGCCAGTCGCGGCGCATGGCGCTGGCGATGCGCTGGCTGATCGACTCCGCGCGCAAGCGTGGCGAGAACACCATGCCGCGCAAGCTTGCGGCCGAACTGATCGACGCCTCCGAGAACCGTGGCGGCGCAATCAAGAAGCGCGAGGAAACCCATCGCATGGCGGAGGCGAACAAGGCGTTCGCGCACTACCGCTGGTAA
- the rpsL gene encoding 30S ribosomal protein S12, protein MATINQLVRKSRSPETYKSNSPALENCPQRRGVCTRVYTTTPKKPNSALRKVAKVRLTNGYEVISYIGGEGHNLQEHSVVLIRGGRVKDLPGVRYHTVRGSLDAAGVTKRKQARSKYGAKRPKA, encoded by the coding sequence ATGGCAACAATCAACCAGCTCGTGCGCAAGTCGCGCAGCCCGGAAACCTACAAGAGCAACTCGCCCGCCCTGGAGAACTGTCCCCAGCGTCGCGGCGTGTGCACGCGTGTCTACACCACCACGCCGAAGAAGCCGAACTCGGCCCTGCGCAAGGTCGCCAAGGTGCGCCTGACCAACGGCTACGAGGTGATCTCCTACATTGGTGGCGAAGGCCACAACCTGCAGGAGCACTCGGTGGTGCTGATCCGCGGCGGTCGCGTCAAGGACCTCCCCGGCGTGCGTTACCACACCGTGCGTGGCTCGCTCGACGCCGCCGGCGTCACCAAGCGCAAGCAGGCGCGTTCGAAGTACGGCGCGAAGCGTCCGAAGGCCTGA